From a region of the Georgenia yuyongxinii genome:
- a CDS encoding response regulator — protein MSIRVLIADDQHIVRTGLTMLLDAQPDIEVVGVAGDGREAVRLARQLRPDVCLFDIRMPLMDGIEATRQLAGPDVAEPLPIVVITTFDLDEYVHGALKAGARGFLLKDAGPALLTQAIRAAADGDALIAPSVTVRLLAAFAHSQTGPPRQPVEPLTVREEEVLVSVAHGRTNDEIATDLHISQSTVKAHLASLMRKLGARNRVEVAMWAHETGRI, from the coding sequence ATGAGTATCCGGGTGCTCATCGCCGATGATCAGCACATCGTTCGCACGGGTCTGACGATGCTGCTCGACGCCCAACCCGACATCGAGGTGGTCGGCGTCGCCGGTGACGGGCGCGAGGCGGTGCGCCTGGCGCGTCAGCTGCGCCCGGACGTCTGCCTGTTCGACATCCGGATGCCGCTGATGGACGGCATCGAGGCCACCCGTCAGCTCGCCGGGCCCGACGTCGCCGAGCCCCTGCCGATCGTGGTGATCACCACGTTCGACCTCGATGAGTACGTCCACGGGGCGCTCAAGGCCGGTGCCCGCGGGTTCCTGCTCAAGGACGCCGGACCCGCCCTGCTGACCCAGGCGATACGCGCTGCGGCTGACGGGGATGCCCTGATCGCTCCGAGCGTGACCGTGCGCCTGCTCGCAGCGTTCGCGCACTCACAGACCGGACCTCCCAGGCAGCCGGTCGAACCGCTCACCGTTCGTGAGGAGGAGGTTCTCGTCTCGGTGGCCCACGGCCGCACCAACGACGAGATCGCCACTGACCTGCACATCAGTCAGAGCACCGTCAAGGCCCACCTGGCCAGCCTCATGAGGAAGCTCGGCGCTCGCAACCGTGTCGAGGTCGCCATGTGGGCCCACGAGACCGGGCGGATCTGA
- a CDS encoding sensor histidine kinase: MATHALRSLWAEPRPTNAPDRGPRDWALVAVLICWSLVEAVLRQDLAPRPLLLLATLAVLGPLLWRRTHPLVAVAVSFGTLTIVDLVRILTGSQGALLNSISAALILAYALFRWGSGREAASGLGVMLLWLAITYVADPMSGWKTVAGYAFFLFAAALGAAVRYRTKIRIRDIDHAKAREREQLARELHDTVAHHVSGIAIQAQAGRAIAASHPERAIEALATIEDAATRTLTELRAMVGVLRAPQDTELAPQPGVADLDRLAGGVEAPHVQVTLSGELEDLSPAVGAAVYRLAQESITNARRHARQATRVSVVVVGDAEGVRLTVDDDGAPSTAGGRTAGYGLVGMRERATLLGGWLRAGPTADRGWRVEAMLPRGGSAR; this comes from the coding sequence GTGGCCACCCACGCACTCCGCTCGCTGTGGGCCGAACCTCGACCCACGAATGCCCCGGACCGGGGGCCGCGGGACTGGGCCTTGGTCGCAGTACTGATCTGCTGGTCCCTGGTGGAAGCGGTGCTTCGCCAGGACCTGGCGCCGCGCCCGCTGCTGCTACTCGCGACGCTCGCGGTCCTCGGCCCCCTGCTGTGGCGACGCACGCACCCGCTCGTCGCGGTTGCCGTCTCCTTCGGCACGTTGACGATCGTCGACCTCGTCAGAATCCTCACCGGGTCGCAAGGCGCCCTGCTGAACAGCATCTCCGCGGCGCTGATCCTGGCCTACGCCCTGTTCCGGTGGGGCTCCGGTCGGGAAGCCGCAAGCGGCCTCGGCGTCATGCTGCTCTGGCTCGCCATCACCTATGTAGCCGACCCCATGAGCGGATGGAAGACGGTCGCAGGGTACGCGTTCTTCCTGTTCGCCGCCGCGCTCGGCGCCGCGGTCCGCTACCGCACGAAGATCCGCATCCGCGACATCGACCATGCCAAAGCCCGGGAACGCGAACAACTCGCTCGCGAGCTTCACGACACCGTCGCCCACCATGTCTCGGGCATCGCCATCCAGGCCCAAGCAGGACGTGCCATCGCGGCCTCCCACCCCGAGCGTGCCATCGAGGCCCTGGCCACCATCGAGGACGCGGCCACCCGGACGCTCACGGAGCTGCGCGCCATGGTGGGCGTCCTGCGCGCCCCGCAGGACACGGAGCTCGCTCCGCAGCCCGGAGTGGCCGACCTTGACCGGCTCGCCGGCGGTGTCGAGGCGCCTCACGTCCAGGTGACGCTCTCCGGTGAGCTCGAGGACCTCAGCCCGGCGGTCGGTGCCGCGGTCTACCGCCTGGCTCAGGAGTCGATCACGAACGCGCGCCGGCATGCCCGTCAGGCAACCCGGGTCAGCGTGGTCGTCGTGGGTGACGCGGAGGGCGTACGGCTGACCGTCGACGACGACGGCGCCCCCAGCACGGCCGGTGGCCGCACCGCGGGCTACGGCCTGGTGGGGATGCGGGAACGGGCCACGCTGCTGGGTGGCTGGCTCCGAGCGGGCCCGACCGCCGACCGCGGCTGGCGGGTCGAGGCGATGCTGCCCCGCGGCGGGTCCGCACGATGA
- a CDS encoding DUF6326 family protein, producing the protein MVRTLRDNTTALDDSRLPVRAKLVAAWTSFMFLYVYVDILGFFVPGKIDDILVGVVFEYDISQTLLTAFLTLMAIPILMIVLSAMLPARASRITNLVVASVQVPYAAFNAVGESWTYFYGLAVVLEVIVLAVILRLAWTWPRRTASPATTATSLDREPLRTQHHA; encoded by the coding sequence ATGGTGAGAACACTTCGAGACAACACCACCGCGCTGGACGACTCGCGACTGCCGGTGCGAGCCAAGCTCGTAGCGGCGTGGACGAGCTTCATGTTCCTGTACGTCTACGTGGACATCCTCGGCTTCTTCGTGCCGGGCAAGATCGACGACATCCTGGTCGGCGTCGTCTTCGAGTACGACATCAGCCAGACGTTGTTGACCGCTTTCCTCACGCTCATGGCCATCCCGATCCTCATGATCGTGCTGTCGGCGATGCTGCCGGCCCGCGCGAGCCGGATCACGAACCTGGTCGTGGCATCGGTCCAGGTCCCTTACGCGGCATTCAACGCGGTGGGCGAGTCCTGGACGTACTTCTACGGCCTCGCCGTCGTACTGGAAGTGATCGTTCTCGCCGTCATCCTTCGGCTGGCCTGGACCTGGCCCCGCCGCACCGCATCGCCGGCGACCACAGCAACCAGCCTCGACCGGGAGCCGCTTCGGACGCAGCATCACGCATAG
- a CDS encoding ABC transporter permease encodes MHGAEVIAQGFQFAMLTVAVLGALFITGEYSTGMIRSTFAAVPARIPVLAAKAVALVVLTTAVTVVGVTLSYLVTMPQLSQYDLVPALDDPGTWRVLGGTVYSLIAAALLSLGIGTLLRSTAATVTVALTVLLLLPGTLSFINLDWVQTIVSYLPLPASSALLRTGATDAPGADLSVEASLVVVAAYAVVAMVAAAVTLRRRDA; translated from the coding sequence ATGCACGGCGCCGAGGTCATCGCACAAGGCTTCCAGTTCGCCATGCTGACCGTCGCCGTCCTGGGTGCCCTGTTCATCACCGGGGAGTACTCCACCGGCATGATCCGGTCAACGTTCGCCGCCGTCCCGGCGCGGATCCCCGTGCTTGCAGCCAAGGCGGTCGCCCTGGTTGTCCTGACGACCGCTGTGACCGTCGTCGGCGTGACGCTGTCGTACCTCGTCACCATGCCCCAGCTCTCGCAGTACGACCTCGTCCCGGCCCTTGACGACCCGGGCACCTGGCGCGTGCTCGGCGGCACCGTCTACTCCCTCATCGCCGCCGCCCTGCTATCCCTCGGGATCGGCACGCTCCTCCGCTCCACCGCCGCCACCGTGACCGTGGCCCTCACTGTCCTCCTCCTGCTGCCCGGCACCCTCAGCTTCATAAACCTGGACTGGGTCCAGACCATCGTCAGCTACCTGCCGCTGCCGGCGTCCTCAGCGTTGCTCAGGACCGGAGCAACCGACGCGCCGGGTGCCGACCTCTCTGTAGAAGCGAGCCTGGTCGTGGTCGCGGCCTACGCCGTCGTCGCGATGGTGGCGGCCGCGGTAACGCTGCGCCGGCGCGACGCCTGA
- a CDS encoding dihydrofolate reductase family protein: MRKLAFGMNVSLDGYIAAPGDDLGWSVPSDELFQWWSDRVGATGLALYGRKLWETMSSHWPTADQQPGATPAQMEYARRWRDMPKVVFSSTTSAVDWNARLVTGDAVTEITRLKTEDGGPMDVAGATLAAAAMRAGLIDEYAIVTHPVLVGGGTPFFTALDNWVNLNLVETRTFPDGVLLTRYETTR; the protein is encoded by the coding sequence ATGCGGAAACTGGCGTTTGGCATGAACGTGAGCCTGGACGGCTACATCGCCGCGCCCGGCGACGACCTCGGCTGGAGCGTGCCGAGCGACGAGCTGTTCCAGTGGTGGTCCGACCGGGTGGGGGCGACGGGCCTGGCGCTGTACGGGCGCAAGCTGTGGGAGACGATGAGCTCCCACTGGCCGACCGCCGACCAGCAGCCTGGCGCCACACCGGCGCAGATGGAGTACGCCCGCCGCTGGCGGGACATGCCGAAGGTGGTGTTCTCCTCGACGACCAGCGCGGTCGACTGGAACGCCCGCCTGGTCACCGGCGACGCCGTCACCGAGATCACCCGGCTCAAGACTGAGGACGGCGGTCCCATGGACGTCGCCGGCGCGACCCTCGCCGCGGCGGCCATGCGGGCCGGGCTGATCGACGAGTACGCGATCGTCACTCACCCGGTCCTGGTGGGCGGCGGCACGCCGTTCTTCACGGCCCTGGACAACTGGGTGAACCTGAACCTGGTGGAGACCCGGACGTTTCCCGACGGCGTGCTCCTGACCAGGTACGAGACGACACGCTGA
- a CDS encoding alpha/beta fold hydrolase — MESTTADPTAEATHRNLGNVPRSGTVSTNGQELYYEIHGAGPPLVLVMGIGYDSSLWTLEQVPALSTRFSVILIDNRDAGRSSRADHPYTIADMADDVVGLLDAIDVRRTHLLGLSMGSMIAMEFAQRHADRLDRLVLAGPAAAPGRSVVDPISIWNWVKANDPGGEVFAGQQFTWLFSWAFLRNQQAVQETAVLLASNPNPVGPEAYERQARAYLQFDTSDRLGRINVPTLVIVGEQDLLTPPWVAREVADGIPRARFQIVTGNGSSHVLPLERPDDFNQLVMEFLAE; from the coding sequence ATGGAAAGCACGACCGCAGATCCCACGGCGGAAGCGACGCACCGGAACCTCGGGAATGTCCCGCGGTCAGGCACCGTCAGCACCAACGGTCAGGAGCTCTACTACGAGATCCACGGAGCCGGTCCTCCACTCGTCCTGGTGATGGGGATCGGTTACGACTCCTCGCTGTGGACGCTGGAACAGGTCCCCGCGCTCTCCACCCGGTTCAGCGTCATCCTCATCGACAACCGCGACGCCGGCCGCAGCTCTAGAGCCGACCACCCGTACACCATTGCGGACATGGCTGACGACGTCGTCGGGCTGCTCGATGCGATCGACGTACGCCGCACCCACCTGCTGGGCCTGTCGATGGGCAGCATGATCGCGATGGAGTTCGCACAGCGGCACGCCGACCGCCTCGACCGCCTGGTCCTCGCCGGTCCTGCTGCAGCTCCCGGCCGCAGCGTCGTCGACCCGATCTCGATCTGGAACTGGGTCAAAGCCAACGACCCGGGCGGCGAGGTGTTCGCGGGTCAGCAGTTCACCTGGCTGTTCTCCTGGGCGTTCCTCCGCAACCAGCAGGCGGTCCAGGAAACGGCCGTCCTGCTTGCGAGCAATCCTAACCCCGTCGGTCCCGAGGCCTACGAGCGTCAGGCACGGGCATACCTGCAGTTCGACACCTCCGATCGGCTCGGCCGCATCAACGTGCCCACCCTTGTCATCGTCGGCGAGCAGGACCTCCTGACGCCGCCGTGGGTCGCGCGCGAGGTGGCCGACGGGATCCCCCGAGCCCGATTCCAGATCGTCACGGGCAACGGTTCCTCACACGTGCTGCCACTAGAGCGCCCCGACGACTTCAACCAACTCGTGATGGAGTTCTTGGCCGAGTGA
- a CDS encoding transcriptional regulator, with translation MSDVASHGTLERARSAAAVSDWHEAFDLLVGADADNPLAPNDLALLGEVAYAAGSLDTTIEAWERAHAAYMQSGEVVAAAGAAVRVAMHLLFDTALMAPVRGWLARAERLLEGQEEAPAHAWFAAVRANERMLTGDLTGARGWARAAIEIGSRRDLAASAIGGVAEGRLLILDGHVQQGLALLDQAGVAAVSGDLDPLSTGVVYCELVCALQGLAQYDLAEEWTEAMERWCQTNAVGSVHGRCRVHRAEILRLRGSCGEAERQALMACEELRPYLRRELGWPLNELGRIRLHKADIEGAEEALLAAHRAGWDPQPGLALVRLAQGAAATAAESIRDALERPVRVPSKERPPSTDLQRAPLLEAQVEIEIAAGDMGRARSAADELALVAARYDNKALVAGAILARGRVRLADGDAAGAEECVSEAVRLWNEVGAPYEAARARMDLAKVHAVRGSEHRAFLELEAARTILDGIAAAPSLSPPEHAERQHAADEQPAESVNVFRRDGDYWTVSFDGRTVRLRDLKGMRYLARLLAESGREYHVLDLVAAEARRDPRADSSQCATLPHSALGDAGELLDARAKDAYRRRLTEIEDDIDQARAIGDAERLAQADAERDFLVRELARAFGLGGRDRRAASASERARAAVTRAIRQAMARIGEHDPPLGEHLSHAIHTGTYCAYRPDPRAPAWWQS, from the coding sequence ATGAGCGACGTCGCCAGTCATGGCACGCTCGAGCGAGCGCGTTCGGCCGCGGCGGTGAGTGACTGGCACGAGGCGTTCGACTTGCTCGTGGGCGCCGACGCGGACAACCCCCTGGCGCCCAACGACCTGGCGTTGCTCGGCGAGGTCGCGTACGCGGCTGGCTCCCTCGACACGACGATCGAGGCGTGGGAACGCGCTCACGCGGCGTACATGCAGAGCGGTGAGGTGGTCGCGGCCGCAGGGGCCGCCGTTCGGGTCGCGATGCACCTGCTCTTCGACACCGCTCTGATGGCACCGGTGCGGGGCTGGCTGGCACGCGCCGAACGGCTTCTCGAAGGGCAAGAGGAAGCACCTGCGCACGCGTGGTTCGCGGCCGTCCGCGCCAACGAGCGGATGCTCACCGGAGACCTCACCGGCGCGCGAGGGTGGGCCCGGGCAGCCATCGAGATCGGTTCGAGGCGAGACCTCGCGGCATCCGCCATCGGCGGGGTGGCCGAGGGCCGGCTTCTCATCCTGGACGGCCACGTTCAGCAGGGGCTAGCCCTGCTCGACCAGGCGGGGGTGGCGGCCGTCTCCGGAGACCTCGATCCGCTCTCGACCGGGGTCGTCTACTGCGAGCTCGTGTGCGCCCTGCAGGGCCTCGCCCAGTACGACCTGGCCGAGGAGTGGACCGAGGCGATGGAGCGGTGGTGCCAGACAAACGCCGTCGGCAGCGTCCACGGACGCTGCCGGGTTCACCGCGCGGAGATCCTGCGTCTCCGCGGGTCGTGCGGCGAGGCGGAGAGGCAGGCGTTGATGGCCTGCGAGGAGCTGCGTCCCTACCTGCGCCGTGAGCTCGGTTGGCCGCTGAACGAGCTCGGCCGGATTCGCCTGCACAAGGCGGACATAGAGGGCGCTGAGGAGGCGCTGCTCGCCGCACATCGCGCCGGGTGGGATCCCCAACCGGGTCTGGCGCTGGTACGCCTGGCCCAGGGGGCCGCGGCCACCGCGGCCGAGTCCATACGAGATGCCCTCGAACGCCCCGTCCGAGTGCCCTCGAAGGAGCGACCACCGAGCACCGATCTGCAGCGCGCACCGCTGCTCGAGGCGCAGGTCGAGATCGAGATCGCGGCCGGTGACATGGGCCGGGCTCGGTCGGCCGCCGACGAGCTGGCGCTGGTGGCAGCCCGATACGACAATAAGGCCTTGGTCGCCGGCGCGATCCTCGCTCGCGGAAGGGTACGACTCGCCGACGGCGATGCCGCCGGCGCCGAAGAGTGCGTCTCCGAAGCGGTGCGCCTGTGGAACGAGGTCGGCGCCCCCTACGAGGCGGCGCGCGCACGTATGGACCTGGCCAAGGTCCATGCCGTCCGCGGTAGCGAGCACCGGGCGTTCTTGGAGCTCGAAGCGGCCCGCACGATCCTCGACGGGATCGCCGCCGCGCCTTCGCTGTCCCCACCAGAGCACGCCGAGCGCCAGCATGCTGCCGATGAGCAGCCGGCGGAGAGCGTCAACGTCTTTCGTCGCGACGGGGACTACTGGACCGTGAGCTTCGATGGGCGCACCGTCCGCCTGCGTGACCTCAAGGGCATGCGGTACCTCGCTCGGCTCCTCGCCGAATCCGGCCGGGAGTATCACGTGCTGGATCTCGTCGCCGCCGAGGCCCGCCGAGATCCTCGGGCAGATAGCAGTCAATGTGCCACCCTGCCGCACTCCGCGCTCGGCGATGCGGGCGAGCTTCTCGATGCCCGAGCCAAGGACGCCTACCGCCGACGCCTCACCGAGATCGAGGACGACATCGACCAAGCGCGCGCCATCGGAGACGCCGAGCGGCTAGCTCAGGCAGATGCCGAACGCGACTTCCTCGTACGAGAGCTCGCACGCGCGTTCGGCCTCGGAGGTCGCGACCGACGAGCCGCGTCCGCATCCGAACGCGCTCGTGCCGCCGTAACCCGTGCGATCCGGCAAGCAATGGCCCGGATCGGTGAACACGACCCCCCGCTCGGCGAGCACCTTAGCCACGCGATCCACACCGGCACGTACTGCGCCTACCGCCCCGACCCGCGTGCGCCGGCCTGGTGGCAATCCTGA
- a CDS encoding GrpB family protein: protein MGESRRFRVRRRDDVTATELVGGVEKRELFLAAYDPAWASKYAVHEARVRAAVGSAAVAVEHIGSTSVPGLAAKPIIDILVTVADITAEEDYLEPLLASGYEMRVREPGHRMVRTEQRDVHVHILELEDPAAGDYLLLRDHLRIDQADRELYEATKRDLTRRDWPDMNAYADAKTAVIDEIKGRARSRLARS from the coding sequence GTGGGCGAATCTCGTAGGTTCCGCGTGCGGCGTCGGGACGATGTGACCGCAACTGAACTCGTTGGCGGCGTGGAGAAGCGCGAGCTGTTCCTTGCCGCATACGACCCGGCGTGGGCGAGCAAGTACGCCGTGCATGAGGCTCGTGTGCGAGCCGCGGTGGGGAGTGCCGCGGTCGCGGTCGAGCACATCGGATCTACGTCGGTTCCTGGTCTCGCCGCTAAGCCGATCATCGACATCTTGGTCACGGTGGCCGATATCACCGCGGAAGAGGATTACCTCGAACCGTTGCTCGCATCGGGCTATGAGATGCGCGTTCGCGAGCCGGGTCATCGAATGGTTCGTACCGAGCAGCGCGATGTGCACGTCCACATCCTCGAGCTCGAGGACCCAGCTGCTGGCGACTATCTGCTTCTGCGGGACCACCTGCGGATCGACCAGGCGGACCGCGAGCTCTACGAGGCCACCAAGCGCGATCTGACGAGACGCGATTGGCCCGACATGAACGCATACGCCGATGCAAAGACTGCGGTCATCGACGAGATCAAGGGACGCGCCCGTTCTCGGCTCGCCAGGAGCTAG
- a CDS encoding iron chaperone: MATIADHDAYIAAAPEPFQPSLKRLRAVLARALPEAEEIVAYNMPGFRIGGSVVAGYAAFSKQCGLYLLPGAISEHAEEIAAAGLKATKTGITFSPRKPIPDDLVERLARASRKDAGA; this comes from the coding sequence ATGGCGACGATAGCTGACCACGACGCCTACATTGCCGCGGCGCCCGAGCCCTTCCAGCCCTCGCTGAAACGGTTGCGCGCGGTACTGGCCCGCGCTCTGCCGGAAGCGGAGGAGATCGTGGCTTACAACATGCCGGGCTTCAGGATCGGCGGCTCGGTCGTCGCGGGCTATGCGGCGTTCAGCAAACAGTGCGGGCTGTATCTCCTTCCAGGCGCCATCTCCGAACACGCCGAAGAAATCGCGGCGGCCGGCCTCAAGGCGACCAAGACCGGCATCACCTTCTCGCCGCGAAAACCGATCCCCGACGACCTCGTCGAACGGCTGGCACGGGCGTCGCGAAAGGACGCCGGAGCCTGA
- a CDS encoding dihydrofolate reductase family protein, giving the protein MGKVVMYGSVSVDGFVADENDQPGPLFDWLSSGDVPLDESGEVTVSQTSYDYTRPYWDQIGATLVGRHVFDLTDGWDGKPPSGIDHVVVVTHRPPPEGWDPAAPFHFVDGVEAAMAKAQELAGDRIVEVAAGDVGGQVLAAGLVDEVRMDVVPVVSGSGKRYFGSVHAQHLLEDPDVIQGNRVLHLRYRVRR; this is encoded by the coding sequence GTGGGCAAGGTGGTCATGTACGGCTCGGTGTCGGTGGACGGCTTCGTCGCGGACGAGAATGACCAGCCCGGGCCGCTGTTCGACTGGTTGTCCAGCGGTGACGTCCCGTTGGACGAGAGCGGCGAGGTGACGGTGTCGCAGACGTCCTACGACTACACCCGGCCGTACTGGGACCAGATCGGGGCGACACTCGTCGGCCGCCACGTCTTCGACCTGACGGACGGCTGGGATGGGAAGCCTCCGAGCGGGATCGACCACGTTGTCGTCGTCACACACCGGCCGCCGCCCGAGGGCTGGGACCCCGCGGCGCCGTTTCACTTCGTCGACGGCGTCGAGGCAGCCATGGCCAAGGCGCAAGAGCTCGCGGGTGACCGCATCGTCGAGGTCGCCGCTGGCGACGTCGGTGGCCAGGTGCTTGCCGCAGGTCTGGTCGACGAGGTGCGCATGGACGTCGTACCCGTCGTGTCCGGGTCCGGCAAGCGCTACTTCGGGTCGGTCCACGCGCAGCACCTGTTGGAGGATCCTGACGTGATTCAGGGCAACCGGGTGCTTCACCTGCGCTATCGGGTGCGCCGTTGA
- a CDS encoding excisionase family DNA-binding protein, with protein sequence MQLVPLSDAAARLNVSTKTLRRRIADGSITGYRIGRLVRVDLEEVTERLLVAIPTVRGAR encoded by the coding sequence ATCCAGCTTGTCCCGCTCAGCGACGCCGCAGCGCGCTTGAACGTGTCCACCAAGACGCTGCGTCGGCGGATCGCGGACGGCTCCATCACTGGCTATCGCATCGGCCGCCTCGTGCGTGTCGACCTTGAGGAGGTCACCGAGCGCTTGCTCGTCGCGATCCCGACTGTGCGTGGTGCTCGCTGA
- a CDS encoding tyrosine-type recombinase/integrase produces MSETTAARQHREAWGSLRRVPSKRWQARYNGPDGKLYSARTEDDRPLTFLTKGDARAWLNRTHASISRGEWEPPAEAARRQREEAEAAAVRDVTFGDYAEQWLERAEREPGKGGRMRKPGTLMMYRGRVKSYLLEPLGDVKVREIDAERLRNLARDLAALPSVLRPNAKHNGVAGDAIDVLKMILRAAVRDGILAKVPDVATPARKSVRHDLDHTPEDDVATPSQVDQLYGALPQPWSIAVLLSVWCQLRRGEVLGLQRRDIVWNHDRTAATLYVRRQKNGSTGDLTDPKSEKGIRSMAVPPLIVERLREHLDTRVAAEPAAPVVPIKEKGLKHMSATRWNQVWTDHRELVPGLPDGYRFHDLRHTGLTRFAQEGATLAELMRRGGHADINVVLRYQKATMARDIDLAARMSATVLDELQRTEKAKTKPSDEAV; encoded by the coding sequence ATGAGCGAGACGACGGCGGCGCGGCAGCATCGCGAGGCGTGGGGGAGTCTGCGGAGAGTGCCCTCGAAGCGGTGGCAGGCCCGCTACAACGGGCCCGACGGCAAGCTGTACTCGGCGCGGACCGAGGACGACAGGCCACTGACGTTCCTCACCAAGGGGGACGCCCGCGCGTGGCTCAACCGAACGCACGCGTCCATCAGCAGAGGGGAGTGGGAGCCGCCGGCCGAAGCCGCGCGCCGGCAGCGGGAGGAGGCCGAGGCGGCAGCGGTTCGGGACGTCACGTTCGGGGACTACGCCGAGCAGTGGCTGGAGCGCGCTGAGCGTGAGCCCGGCAAGGGCGGCAGGATGCGGAAGCCGGGGACGCTGATGATGTACAGGGGCCGGGTCAAGAGCTACCTGCTCGAGCCGCTCGGCGACGTGAAGGTGCGGGAGATCGACGCCGAGCGGCTCCGCAACCTGGCCAGGGATCTCGCCGCGCTCCCGTCGGTGCTGCGGCCGAACGCGAAGCACAACGGTGTCGCCGGGGACGCGATCGACGTGCTGAAGATGATCCTGCGGGCCGCCGTGCGCGACGGCATCCTGGCGAAGGTGCCCGACGTGGCGACGCCGGCCCGCAAGTCTGTCCGCCACGACCTGGACCACACGCCCGAGGACGATGTCGCGACGCCGAGCCAGGTGGACCAGCTGTACGGCGCTCTCCCGCAGCCGTGGAGCATCGCGGTGTTGCTCAGCGTGTGGTGCCAGCTCCGGCGCGGTGAGGTGCTCGGCCTCCAGCGGCGGGACATCGTCTGGAACCACGACCGGACCGCGGCGACACTGTACGTGCGCCGGCAGAAGAACGGCTCGACGGGCGACCTCACCGACCCCAAGTCCGAGAAGGGCATCCGGTCGATGGCGGTCCCGCCCCTCATCGTCGAGCGACTGCGCGAGCACCTCGACACGCGCGTGGCCGCCGAACCGGCGGCCCCGGTGGTGCCGATCAAGGAGAAGGGCCTCAAGCACATGTCGGCCACCCGGTGGAACCAGGTCTGGACCGATCACCGTGAGCTGGTTCCCGGCCTGCCGGATGGCTACCGATTCCACGACCTGCGGCACACGGGCCTCACGCGCTTCGCGCAGGAAGGCGCCACACTCGCCGAGCTCATGCGGCGCGGCGGCCACGCCGACATCAACGTGGTGCTGCGCTACCAGAAGGCGACGATGGCGCGGGACATCGACCTGGCAGCACGGATGAGTGCGACGGTGCTCGACGAGCTTCAGCGGACCGAGAAGGCGAAGACGAAGCCCTCGGACGAGGCCGTCTGA